A genomic window from Sphingobacterium spiritivorum includes:
- a CDS encoding MarR family winged helix-turn-helix transcriptional regulator has protein sequence MQNEKFNEYSFILDRTAKKVKQYAQSSFTEMGFDITVDQWTIIKTLFEHPDLLQKELAEKCGKDQPTLTRIVDLLIKKGLAERHNHPTDRRSLYLKLTDLGLNKVQSLTPHITQIRTKAWDNLTDEDFKHFTRILNTIHDNLNIESYDNN, from the coding sequence ATGCAAAACGAAAAATTCAACGAGTATTCATTTATCCTGGACCGGACTGCGAAAAAGGTAAAGCAATACGCACAATCTTCCTTTACGGAAATGGGCTTCGATATTACAGTGGATCAATGGACAATCATAAAAACACTCTTTGAACATCCGGATTTGTTACAAAAGGAGCTGGCTGAAAAGTGTGGTAAAGATCAGCCTACACTGACCCGGATTGTGGATTTGCTGATCAAGAAAGGGTTGGCCGAACGTCACAATCATCCCACAGACAGACGCTCACTTTATCTTAAATTAACAGATCTGGGCCTGAATAAAGTCCAATCATTAACGCCTCATATTACACAGATACGGACCAAAGCCTGGGACAATCTCACAGATGAGGATTTCAAACATTTCACCCGAATACTTAATACCATACACGATAACTTAAACATAGAAAGCTATGATAACAACTGA
- a CDS encoding NAD(P)/FAD-dependent oxidoreductase encodes MITTDICIIGAGPVGLFAVFEAGLLKMRCHLIDVLPQVGGQLSEIYPHKPIYDIPGYPAINAQELINNQMEQIAPFHPTFTLGERVEGLQKQEDGSYYVTGSEGTVIHCQVVVIAGGLGCFEPRKPEIRNLDTFEHNSVHYMVRDPERFRDKNILIAGGGDSALDWTIFLADVAKSITLVHRSDSFRGAPDSAEKVYKLANEGKIDLLLSHNLVALQGNGTLQEVHLQNKQKEAVVVNTEHFIPLYGLSPKLGPIADWGLSIDKNAIVVDTFDYSTNVERIFAIGDINTYPGKLKLILCGYHEAALMAQSAFKYVYPDQKLSFKYTTVNGVNAF; translated from the coding sequence ATGATAACAACTGACATTTGTATAATCGGAGCTGGTCCGGTGGGACTATTTGCTGTCTTTGAGGCTGGCTTATTAAAAATGAGATGCCATTTAATAGATGTCCTTCCTCAGGTAGGAGGTCAGCTTTCTGAAATCTATCCGCACAAACCGATCTACGATATCCCAGGTTATCCTGCTATAAATGCACAGGAACTGATCAACAATCAGATGGAGCAGATAGCCCCCTTCCACCCTACCTTTACTTTAGGTGAGCGGGTTGAAGGACTGCAGAAGCAGGAAGACGGTTCTTATTATGTTACCGGCTCTGAGGGAACAGTTATTCATTGTCAGGTTGTCGTGATCGCAGGCGGATTAGGTTGTTTTGAACCCCGTAAACCTGAAATCCGGAATCTGGATACTTTTGAACACAACTCCGTACATTATATGGTACGTGATCCGGAACGATTCAGAGATAAAAATATCCTGATAGCCGGTGGAGGTGATTCTGCGCTGGACTGGACAATTTTTCTGGCCGATGTGGCGAAAAGCATTACACTGGTACACCGTAGCGACAGTTTCCGCGGAGCTCCGGACTCAGCAGAGAAAGTATACAAACTGGCCAATGAAGGAAAAATCGATCTGTTGCTTTCTCACAATCTGGTAGCCTTACAGGGAAACGGTACCCTTCAGGAAGTACATTTACAAAACAAGCAAAAAGAAGCAGTAGTTGTTAATACCGAACATTTTATTCCGCTGTATGGATTAAGTCCCAAACTGGGACCTATAGCAGACTGGGGACTCAGTATAGATAAGAATGCAATAGTTGTAGACACCTTTGATTATTCAACTAACGTAGAGCGGATATTCGCCATCGGAGACATCAATACCTATCCGGGAAAATTGAAACTTATTCTTTGCGGATATCATGAAGCAGCATTAATGGCACAGAGTGCTTTCAAATATGTGTATCCGGATCAGAAACTTTCATTTAAATATACAACTGTCAACGGAGTAAATGCTTTTTAA
- a CDS encoding 2Fe-2S iron-sulfur cluster-binding protein produces MDNLITIHVEDREGTVKDVEIPTDINLSLMEILKASEYEILATCGGMALCATCHVQILEGAENLSEPQDQELDMLDTLPDADDESRLACQIRLGNENDGLRIKIKGALQ; encoded by the coding sequence ATGGATAATTTAATCACCATACATGTAGAAGACCGGGAAGGAACAGTAAAAGATGTAGAAATCCCGACAGATATAAATCTGAGCCTCATGGAGATCCTGAAGGCTTCAGAATACGAGATTCTGGCCACCTGCGGAGGGATGGCGTTATGTGCGACCTGTCATGTACAGATACTGGAAGGAGCAGAAAATCTATCCGAACCACAGGATCAGGAACTGGATATGCTGGATACTTTACCGGATGCGGATGATGAGAGCAGACTGGCCTGTCAGATCAGACTCGGCAATGAAAATGACGGGCTACGAATAAAAATAAAAGGGGCCTTACAATAA
- a CDS encoding NAD(P)/FAD-dependent oxidoreductase, which translates to MLSSRSERSFPRVIVIGGGFGGVEVAKHLKNKDVEVLLLDRNNYHTFQPLLYQVATGTLAADAISFPLRKMFKSQENFKFRIAEVSHIDTDTKIVRTDVGDFDYDYLVVATGATTNFFGNQEVAKYSLPMKSIREALNIRSYVLQNLEAAVLRETATQRAPYLNFVVVGGGPTGVELSGAIAEIRNNILRKDYPELSTQEMNVYLIEGQDKILAALSPQASEKAETYLKELGVKVLLNKQVTGYNGNTITFSDGESIDTKTVIWGAGVMGQFPEGLEKDIIQRGNRIKTDATCRVEGLENVFAIGDVSAMITEDLPRGLPGVAPVAQQQGKFVAHQIMHLLNDQPLENFSYFDKGSMATIGRNRAVVDMGKIRFQGFFAWFVWMFVHLMSIFGFRNKLVTFVNWSIKFFTMNGGIRLIINKYERPKPEEKKPALTE; encoded by the coding sequence ATGCTAAGCAGTCGTTCAGAGAGAAGTTTTCCAAGAGTTATCGTCATAGGCGGTGGCTTTGGTGGAGTGGAAGTTGCTAAACACCTCAAAAACAAAGATGTAGAAGTATTACTTCTGGATCGCAATAACTATCACACGTTCCAGCCCCTGCTTTATCAGGTCGCTACAGGAACACTTGCAGCCGATGCCATCTCCTTCCCGTTACGGAAGATGTTCAAATCGCAGGAAAATTTTAAATTCCGAATAGCAGAAGTATCGCATATTGATACCGACACTAAAATTGTAAGAACAGATGTCGGAGATTTCGATTACGACTATCTGGTTGTTGCGACAGGTGCTACCACAAATTTCTTCGGAAACCAGGAAGTTGCCAAATACTCGCTTCCGATGAAAAGTATACGTGAAGCGCTCAACATCAGAAGTTATGTTCTTCAAAATCTGGAAGCAGCAGTCCTGAGAGAGACCGCGACACAGCGTGCTCCCTACCTCAACTTCGTCGTCGTCGGTGGTGGTCCAACCGGTGTAGAGCTGTCAGGAGCAATCGCTGAGATCCGTAACAACATCCTTAGAAAAGACTACCCTGAATTATCCACTCAGGAAATGAATGTCTACCTGATAGAAGGACAGGACAAGATCCTTGCCGCACTATCTCCGCAGGCATCCGAAAAAGCAGAAACATATCTGAAAGAATTAGGGGTAAAAGTATTATTAAATAAACAGGTGACAGGTTACAATGGTAATACGATCACTTTCAGCGACGGAGAGAGCATAGATACCAAAACGGTTATCTGGGGCGCAGGTGTCATGGGACAATTCCCTGAGGGTCTGGAAAAAGATATTATCCAGCGTGGCAACCGCATCAAAACAGATGCAACCTGCAGAGTCGAAGGTCTGGAAAATGTATTCGCTATCGGAGACGTCTCCGCCATGATCACAGAAGATCTTCCGAGAGGATTACCAGGTGTCGCTCCTGTTGCACAACAGCAAGGTAAATTCGTAGCACATCAGATCATGCACTTGCTTAATGATCAGCCTCTTGAAAATTTCAGCTATTTCGACAAAGGATCTATGGCTACAATAGGCCGTAACAGAGCTGTCGTAGATATGGGCAAAATCAGGTTCCAGGGATTCTTTGCCTGGTTTGTATGGATGTTTGTTCACTTGATGTCGATCTTCGGATTTAGAAATAAATTGGTTACTTTCGTCAACTGGTCGATCAAATTCTTTACAATGAATGGTGGAATCCGCCTGATCATCAATAAATATGAGCGGCCGAAACCAGAAGAAAAAAAACCGGCACTTACAGAATAA
- a CDS encoding helix-hairpin-helix domain-containing protein, translated as MDNKVIAKLFKLGSQLMELHNENPFRAKAMASASFKIDKLPFSAATATVEDLSAQQGIGKGTAEKIQEIIQTGSFTELDQLIANTPPGLLDMLQIKGLGPKKILIIWKELGIESVGELYYACNENRLVEAKGFGLKTQEDIKKNIEFSIANQGWFLYAKVLPSAEAILNKLRMALPEHTAVSYTGAFRRKVEILDRVDFLLSAPTEELQKVLTTIPDIQIQEQAPDQIEAKDSNGFLFRFLTTDPENFAHTLLETTGSELHIQQLEAIQQPLPSASTEAGIYQLLGLAYIEPELREGLDEIQKAKTDTLPQLITFEELKGTVHNHSTYSDGVHSLTEMARYSKEDLELEYFGICDHSRTAVYANGLSIDRLEQQWKEVDALNEKMAPFRIFKGIESDILSDGSLDYPNEILAKFDFVVASVHSNLKMDEEKATDRLIKAIENPYTTILGHPTGRLLLSRSGYPLDFKKIIDACAANQVVIEINANPLRLDLDWRWHRYAIEKGVLLSINPDAHRTEGLLDMHYGVYVARKGGVSAANCLNAHSVTEISEFFTNRKTAKGI; from the coding sequence ATGGATAACAAGGTCATTGCTAAGCTATTTAAGCTGGGAAGTCAGCTTATGGAACTTCATAATGAAAATCCGTTCAGGGCTAAAGCAATGGCCTCCGCATCTTTTAAAATTGACAAATTGCCCTTTTCTGCAGCTACAGCGACTGTTGAAGATCTCAGTGCTCAACAGGGAATCGGCAAAGGCACGGCAGAAAAAATACAGGAAATTATTCAGACTGGATCCTTTACAGAACTGGATCAGCTGATCGCCAATACGCCTCCCGGACTATTGGACATGCTTCAGATAAAAGGTCTGGGACCCAAAAAGATACTGATTATATGGAAAGAACTCGGTATTGAATCTGTGGGAGAACTGTATTATGCATGCAATGAAAACCGTCTGGTAGAAGCTAAAGGCTTTGGTCTCAAAACGCAGGAAGATATAAAGAAAAACATAGAATTTTCTATTGCCAATCAAGGCTGGTTTCTATATGCGAAGGTCTTACCTTCTGCAGAAGCAATTCTCAATAAACTGCGTATGGCCTTACCTGAACATACAGCAGTTTCTTATACCGGAGCATTCAGAAGAAAAGTTGAAATACTAGATCGTGTAGATTTTTTACTATCCGCTCCAACAGAAGAGCTGCAAAAGGTATTAACTACGATTCCCGATATACAGATTCAGGAGCAAGCCCCGGATCAGATCGAAGCAAAAGACAGCAATGGCTTTCTCTTCCGTTTTTTAACTACAGATCCGGAAAATTTTGCGCACACACTTTTAGAAACTACAGGTTCAGAACTTCATATCCAACAATTAGAAGCCATACAACAACCGCTTCCGTCAGCCTCTACAGAAGCCGGAATCTATCAGTTGCTCGGATTAGCCTATATCGAACCCGAACTTAGAGAAGGATTGGATGAAATCCAAAAAGCAAAGACCGATACACTTCCGCAGCTGATCACTTTTGAAGAACTAAAAGGCACAGTTCACAACCACTCTACATATAGTGACGGCGTCCATAGTCTGACTGAAATGGCGCGATACAGTAAAGAGGATCTGGAATTAGAATATTTTGGTATTTGCGATCACTCCCGTACGGCGGTTTATGCAAACGGTCTGTCTATAGATCGTCTGGAACAACAATGGAAAGAAGTAGATGCGCTGAACGAAAAAATGGCGCCATTCCGTATTTTCAAAGGTATTGAATCTGATATTCTTTCGGACGGATCTCTGGATTATCCGAATGAGATACTCGCTAAATTTGATTTTGTAGTTGCCTCTGTACATTCCAATCTCAAAATGGATGAAGAGAAAGCGACAGACAGATTGATAAAAGCTATAGAAAATCCATACACTACTATTCTGGGGCATCCAACAGGAAGATTATTATTAAGCCGCTCGGGATATCCATTGGATTTCAAAAAAATAATAGATGCCTGTGCCGCAAATCAGGTCGTTATCGAGATTAATGCCAATCCTCTGCGGCTCGATCTGGACTGGAGATGGCACAGATACGCTATCGAAAAAGGTGTATTGTTATCGATCAATCCGGATGCACACCGTACAGAAGGACTTTTGGATATGCACTACGGTGTCTATGTAGCACGCAAAGGAGGAGTATCTGCAGCAAACTGTCTTAACGCACATTCTGTTACAGAAATCAGCGAATTCTTTACAAACAGAAAAACAGCAAAGGGAATTTAA
- a CDS encoding M1 family metallopeptidase: MRYPILLLLLLFSLQSYSQLLHPKNSFTRADSLRGKLTPLRTCYDVQFYHLNIKVNPEQKYISGRNLFRFEAVTDFKELQFDLFENLTIDKVVYKGKTLPFRREYNAVFISFPQTIKKGNQESFEVYYSGNPVEAQRAPWDGGFDWKKDKNGNPWIATACEGLGASAWWPNKDHLSDEVDSMLISVAVPSSLMNISNGRLKSVEKGNDGYTTYHWSVSNPINNYNVALNIGDYVHMQDAYQGEKGKLDIDYYVLRGNETIAKKHFGENVKPMLEALEHWFGPYPFYEDGYKLVETSHLGMEHQSAIAYGNKYKNGYLGTESSGTGWGMKWDFIIIHESGHEWFGNNITAKDVADLWIHESYTNYSEALYIDYHYGKHASQEYVNGNRRGILNDTPMQGPYDVNKEGSGDMYLKGGVLHNMIRSMINNDEKWRAILRGLNKKFYHKTVDYQDITSYVSRESGIDLSKVFEQYVQHTNIPTLEVVWNNKGMPAARWISEVKDFKMPIAIGKKGEAKEQYTFDQQFKPVPIEQLNRQNIDIDTFNYYIKVKM, translated from the coding sequence ATGCGCTACCCTATTCTTTTGCTGTTATTGTTGTTCTCCTTACAATCTTATTCGCAACTCTTACACCCTAAAAACAGTTTTACCCGGGCTGATTCCTTACGCGGGAAGCTTACTCCCCTGCGGACCTGCTATGATGTGCAATTTTATCATCTTAACATAAAAGTCAACCCTGAGCAAAAGTATATTTCAGGCCGTAACCTCTTCCGGTTCGAGGCAGTCACGGACTTCAAAGAATTACAGTTTGACCTCTTTGAAAACCTGACTATTGATAAAGTTGTATATAAGGGCAAAACCCTGCCTTTCAGAAGAGAATATAACGCTGTCTTTATATCATTTCCACAAACTATAAAAAAGGGAAATCAGGAATCCTTTGAGGTTTATTATTCCGGCAATCCTGTTGAGGCTCAACGTGCACCCTGGGACGGAGGATTCGATTGGAAAAAGGATAAAAACGGAAATCCCTGGATAGCCACAGCATGTGAGGGTCTGGGTGCCAGTGCATGGTGGCCTAATAAAGATCATCTGTCTGACGAGGTAGACAGTATGCTGATCTCAGTTGCAGTTCCCTCCTCTTTAATGAATATTTCTAATGGCCGGCTTAAAAGCGTTGAAAAGGGTAATGACGGATATACAACTTACCACTGGAGTGTCTCTAATCCGATCAACAACTACAATGTGGCGCTGAATATAGGCGATTATGTACATATGCAGGATGCCTATCAGGGAGAAAAAGGTAAACTGGACATTGATTATTATGTCCTTCGCGGAAATGAAACCATCGCTAAAAAGCACTTTGGTGAAAATGTCAAACCCATGCTTGAAGCCCTGGAACACTGGTTTGGCCCCTATCCTTTTTATGAAGATGGATATAAACTGGTCGAAACATCCCATCTGGGTATGGAACATCAGAGTGCCATTGCTTATGGTAATAAGTACAAAAACGGTTATCTGGGCACAGAAAGTTCCGGTACAGGATGGGGAATGAAATGGGATTTTATTATTATCCACGAGTCCGGCCACGAATGGTTCGGGAATAATATAACGGCCAAAGATGTCGCTGATCTCTGGATCCATGAGAGCTACACAAACTATTCCGAAGCATTATACATTGACTATCATTATGGCAAACACGCCAGTCAGGAATATGTAAACGGCAATCGTCGGGGTATCCTGAATGACACTCCTATGCAGGGCCCATATGATGTAAACAAAGAGGGATCCGGTGATATGTATCTCAAAGGCGGAGTATTACATAATATGATCCGCTCCATGATAAATAATGATGAAAAATGGCGTGCAATCTTGCGGGGATTAAACAAAAAATTCTATCATAAAACTGTGGATTATCAGGATATCACCTCTTATGTATCTCGTGAATCGGGTATAGATCTGTCAAAAGTTTTTGAGCAGTATGTACAGCATACCAACATTCCTACACTGGAAGTGGTTTGGAACAATAAAGGTATGCCTGCAGCCCGATGGATCAGTGAAGTCAAAGATTTCAAAATGCCGATAGCTATTGGTAAAAAAGGAGAAGCAAAAGAACAATACACGTTTGATCAGCAGTTTAAGCCTGTACCTATAGAGCAATTGAACAGACAAAACATTGACATTGATACCTTTAACTATTATATCAAAGTGAAAATGTAA
- a CDS encoding aminopeptidase P family protein — translation MFTAHSYQERRNVLKKNMDRGILLFLGNIENPVNFEHNPYRFRQDSTFLYYFGIQEPRLAAVIDIDEDKTIVFGDELSIDDIVWMGKQETLKEKCLRSGVTETRSFSALATYLQNNKNRMVHYLPPYQPSNKILLTQLFSISVSAIQSSVSFITAVVKQREIKEDQEIREIEEAIRVSTEMHLLAMRLVRPGIREFEIANAIQHLAADQSCEMAYPPIVTINGGILHNHYRLNTLKSGDLFLNDSGAETAMGYAGDLTRTFPADPQFSTKQKEIYNIVLQSFTNARNALSPDINFKDIHLKACLALVEGLKSIGLMKGDAEEAVKAHAHTLFFQCGLGHMMGLDVHDMEDLGEQYVGYTPDEPKDTRTFGLKSLRLGKPLKAGHVVTVEPGIYFIPELIDIWQGENKNSAFINYDKVNEYRNFGGVRIEDDFLITADGYRLLGPELMKTAEEIENYRSNY, via the coding sequence ATGTTTACAGCACATTCCTATCAGGAACGAAGAAATGTCTTAAAGAAAAATATGGATCGTGGTATTCTCCTATTTTTGGGAAATATTGAAAATCCGGTCAATTTTGAACATAATCCATACAGATTTCGTCAGGACAGTACTTTTTTATATTATTTCGGGATACAGGAACCCCGCCTGGCCGCAGTTATCGATATCGATGAAGATAAAACCATTGTATTTGGCGATGAATTAAGTATCGATGATATTGTCTGGATGGGTAAACAGGAGACATTAAAAGAGAAATGCTTACGTTCAGGTGTCACCGAGACACGATCTTTCTCGGCTCTGGCAACTTATCTGCAGAACAACAAGAATCGCATGGTACATTATCTCCCTCCTTATCAGCCTTCCAATAAGATCTTACTGACGCAACTATTCAGTATTTCTGTATCTGCTATTCAGTCCTCGGTATCTTTTATAACAGCTGTCGTAAAGCAAAGAGAGATCAAAGAAGATCAGGAGATCAGGGAAATAGAGGAAGCTATTCGTGTTTCTACCGAAATGCATCTGCTCGCTATGCGACTAGTCAGACCGGGGATCCGGGAATTTGAGATAGCAAATGCTATCCAGCATCTGGCTGCTGATCAGAGTTGTGAAATGGCTTATCCCCCTATTGTAACTATCAACGGTGGTATACTGCATAATCACTACCGTCTGAATACCCTTAAAAGCGGAGATCTTTTTTTAAATGACTCCGGTGCAGAGACGGCAATGGGATATGCCGGAGATCTTACCCGTACATTCCCGGCAGATCCGCAATTCAGCACCAAACAAAAAGAAATCTACAACATCGTACTGCAATCTTTTACGAATGCAAGAAATGCGCTCTCGCCCGATATAAATTTTAAAGATATTCATCTTAAAGCCTGCCTTGCCCTTGTCGAAGGGCTGAAATCCATTGGATTGATGAAAGGCGATGCTGAAGAAGCAGTAAAAGCACATGCCCATACGCTGTTTTTTCAATGCGGACTCGGGCATATGATGGGACTGGACGTGCATGATATGGAAGATCTCGGAGAACAGTATGTGGGATACACTCCGGACGAACCAAAAGATACCCGCACATTCGGACTGAAATCCCTTCGTCTGGGCAAACCACTGAAAGCTGGCCATGTGGTCACTGTAGAGCCCGGGATATACTTTATTCCTGAACTGATTGACATCTGGCAGGGAGAGAACAAAAACAGCGCCTTTATCAATTATGATAAAGTAAATGAATACCGCAATTTCGGCGGAGTCCGTATAGAAGATGATTTCCTGATCACAGCAGATGGCTATCGGTTATTAGGCCCGGAACTCATGAAGACCGCAGAAGAAATTGAGAACTACAGATCAAACTATTAG
- a CDS encoding S9 family peptidase, with protein MIKFNTYFLSIFCILLVSNAFAQKMQWTADGNAYYSFSAKGIDIVDLLHSDQNKPFLTTQELIPKDSAQALEVQSFQVSPDGNSLLLFANTQRVWRDNTRGDYWIFDKKTKKLVQLGKGLPVSSLMFAKFSPDGKKVAYVSKHNIYIEDLSSNTFKAITKDGTDRIINGTFDWAYEEEFGCQDGFRWSPDGTKIAYWKLDAKETRNFLMINNTDSLYSFTIPVEYPKVGMNPSSCTIWFYNVSDGSTQKAGIEGDDIQHYVPRMEWVLDSRSIILQQLNRKQNVSKIIVCDAINATSKTIHQETDEAWIDIKARWNNGDPSGWDWINEGKEFIWLSEKNGWRQIYKIDMQGKESLITKDNYDVIQVDNIDQKANLIYFSASPANATQKFLYKISLNGGQASRVTPTQYKGTNTYTISSNGKLAIFNSKSTTFSSTGSVVTLPEHKEMAKPTSVKEGLAKHVEFIKIKTQDSIELDGWMVKPKNFDPAKKYPVVFYVYGEPAAQTVTDDTYTGYNPLYTGSMADDGYIYISLENRGTPAPKGRVWRKSIYRNIGRLNIRDQAMGAKEILKWNFVDPERIAVWGWSGGGSSTLNLLGQYPDIYKTGISIAPVTNQLFYDNIYQERYMGLPQENKEDFIKGSPVSYVKNLKGNLLLIHGTGDDNVHYQNTEVYINEMVKYNKQFQLMSYPNRSHSINEGAGTTKHLSTLFTKFLKTYCPPGAK; from the coding sequence ATGATAAAATTCAACACATATTTTCTATCCATATTTTGCATCTTATTAGTAAGTAATGCTTTCGCTCAAAAAATGCAATGGACGGCAGATGGCAATGCCTATTATTCATTCTCTGCCAAAGGAATCGACATTGTGGATCTGTTGCATTCTGATCAGAACAAACCTTTTCTGACGACACAGGAACTTATCCCTAAAGATTCTGCGCAAGCTCTGGAAGTCCAGAGTTTTCAGGTATCTCCTGATGGAAATAGTCTTTTACTCTTTGCCAATACGCAACGGGTATGGCGTGATAATACAAGAGGAGATTACTGGATCTTTGATAAAAAAACCAAAAAGCTTGTTCAACTGGGCAAAGGATTGCCAGTATCCTCTCTGATGTTTGCAAAGTTTTCGCCTGATGGCAAAAAAGTCGCTTATGTTTCCAAACATAATATTTACATAGAAGACCTCTCTTCGAATACATTCAAGGCTATAACCAAAGACGGCACAGATCGCATTATCAACGGTACATTTGACTGGGCTTACGAAGAAGAGTTCGGATGTCAGGACGGATTCCGATGGTCACCTGACGGAACAAAAATTGCCTATTGGAAATTAGATGCAAAAGAAACCCGTAATTTCCTGATGATCAACAATACAGATAGCCTGTATTCTTTTACTATTCCGGTAGAATATCCGAAAGTAGGTATGAATCCCTCCTCTTGTACAATATGGTTTTATAATGTATCTGACGGAAGCACCCAAAAAGCCGGGATAGAAGGAGACGATATTCAGCATTATGTCCCGCGCATGGAATGGGTGCTGGATTCCAGATCTATCATACTCCAACAGCTGAACCGAAAACAAAATGTGAGCAAAATTATCGTATGTGATGCGATAAATGCGACGTCCAAAACCATCCATCAGGAAACCGATGAAGCATGGATAGACATTAAAGCCCGCTGGAATAACGGAGACCCAAGCGGTTGGGACTGGATCAATGAGGGAAAAGAATTTATCTGGCTATCCGAAAAAAACGGATGGAGACAGATTTATAAAATTGACATGCAGGGTAAGGAAAGCCTGATTACAAAAGACAACTACGATGTTATACAAGTAGATAATATTGACCAGAAAGCCAATCTTATTTATTTCTCGGCTTCCCCTGCTAATGCAACGCAAAAGTTTTTGTATAAAATCAGCCTGAATGGTGGGCAGGCCAGTCGCGTAACTCCGACTCAGTATAAAGGCACAAATACCTATACAATCTCTTCCAATGGTAAACTTGCCATTTTCAACAGCAAGAGTACGACATTCAGCTCTACTGGATCTGTGGTAACCCTCCCGGAACATAAAGAAATGGCAAAACCAACTTCCGTTAAAGAAGGATTAGCGAAACATGTGGAATTCATCAAAATCAAAACGCAGGATAGCATAGAATTGGACGGATGGATGGTAAAACCAAAAAATTTCGATCCTGCTAAAAAATATCCGGTTGTATTCTATGTTTACGGAGAGCCTGCAGCACAAACCGTAACGGATGACACCTACACGGGATATAATCCATTATATACAGGCAGTATGGCAGATGACGGATACATCTATATTTCTTTGGAGAACCGTGGTACACCAGCACCGAAAGGCCGGGTATGGCGCAAATCTATCTACAGAAATATTGGTCGTCTCAACATTCGTGATCAGGCAATGGGAGCAAAAGAAATCCTGAAATGGAATTTTGTAGACCCCGAACGAATAGCCGTATGGGGATGGAGCGGTGGCGGATCTTCCACACTTAACCTCCTGGGACAATATCCGGATATCTATAAAACCGGAATATCCATTGCTCCTGTGACAAACCAGTTGTTTTATGACAACATCTATCAGGAACGCTACATGGGCTTACCGCAGGAAAATAAAGAAGACTTTATAAAAGGATCTCCTGTATCTTACGTCAAAAACCTAAAAGGGAACTTATTACTCATACACGGGACAGGCGATGACAATGTACACTACCAAAACACAGAAGTATATATCAACGAAATGGTAAAATATAATAAACAATTTCAACTGATGTCCTACCCAAACCGTAGCCATTCTATCAACGAAGGAGCCGGAACAACAAAACATTTGTCAACTTTGTTTACCAAATTCCTTAAAACTTATTGCCCACCGGGTGCAAAATAA